A window of the Kosakonia radicincitans DSM 16656 genome harbors these coding sequences:
- a CDS encoding HutD/Ves family protein, with protein MKRLPYSGYAEMRWKNGLGVTREVCRFPASEQYDWRISVATIREDGAFSRFSGYLRNISVLEGEGMFLTVDGQRSALIPPFQATDFNGDSEVFCEVVGGPLLDFNVIYRRETTQATVRWLRDGAWQHQQGTMLLFNAGNLLDVIVEGERHTLQHYDSLLIDNPATVAVHAGSDTLFACVTLTFR; from the coding sequence ATGAAGCGCCTACCTTATAGCGGCTACGCTGAGATGCGCTGGAAAAATGGCCTGGGCGTCACCCGTGAAGTGTGCCGTTTTCCCGCCAGCGAACAGTATGACTGGCGTATATCGGTTGCAACGATCCGCGAAGACGGTGCGTTCTCACGTTTCTCCGGTTACCTGCGAAATATCAGCGTGCTGGAAGGCGAAGGTATGTTTCTGACGGTTGATGGCCAGCGCAGCGCGTTAATTCCACCGTTTCAGGCGACGGATTTCAACGGCGACAGCGAGGTGTTTTGCGAGGTTGTCGGCGGGCCGTTACTCGATTTCAACGTGATTTATCGCCGTGAAACCACTCAGGCAACAGTGCGCTGGCTGCGCGATGGCGCATGGCAACATCAACAGGGAACAATGCTGCTGTTCAATGCCGGGAATTTACTTGATGTTATCGTCGAGGGAGAACGCCATACTCTGCAACATTACGACAGCCTGCTAATTGATAACCCGGCGACGGTTGCCGTCCACGCAGGCAGCGACACGCTTTTCGCCTGCGTGACGCTGACATTCCGTTAA
- the hutC gene encoding histidine utilization repressor, whose translation MEQSEIFKAAASETHLDQPAPFYERVKSMIKTNIHSGAWPVNYRVPSESELVSQFGYSRMTINRALRELTAEGLLVRMQGVGTFVAEVRGQSALLEINNIADEIASRGHRHHARVLELTQLHADAQQALAFNLPKGSRLFHSLICHYENGVPVMLEDRLVNALIVPDYLQQDFTRITPNAYLSSIAPIVEGEHIIEAVNVPRSECVYLEIDEHTPCLQVNRRTWTGRQDKKIVTSVRLVYPGSRYRLEGSMRK comes from the coding sequence ATGGAGCAAAGCGAAATTTTTAAAGCAGCCGCAAGCGAGACGCATCTCGATCAGCCCGCCCCTTTTTATGAAAGGGTGAAGAGCATGATCAAAACCAATATCCACAGCGGCGCCTGGCCGGTGAACTACCGTGTGCCTTCCGAAAGCGAGCTGGTCAGTCAGTTTGGCTATAGCCGGATGACGATTAACCGCGCGCTGCGTGAACTGACCGCCGAAGGGCTGCTGGTGCGCATGCAGGGCGTGGGCACCTTTGTCGCCGAAGTGCGCGGACAGTCGGCGCTGCTGGAAATTAACAACATTGCCGATGAGATTGCCAGCCGCGGCCATCGCCATCACGCCAGAGTGCTGGAGCTGACCCAACTGCATGCAGATGCCCAGCAAGCGCTGGCTTTTAATCTGCCGAAAGGCAGCCGCCTGTTCCATTCGCTAATTTGCCATTATGAAAACGGCGTTCCGGTGATGCTGGAAGACAGGCTGGTGAATGCGCTGATTGTGCCGGACTATCTGCAACAGGATTTCACCCGTATCACCCCGAATGCCTATCTCTCTTCCATCGCGCCGATTGTCGAGGGCGAGCATATAATCGAAGCCGTGAACGTGCCCCGCAGCGAGTGCGTTTATCTGGAAATTGATGAGCACACCCCCTGCCTGCAAGTGAACCGCCGCACCTGGACCGGTCGTCAGGACAAAAAAATCGTCACCAGCGTGCGCCTGGTCTATCCCGGTTCGCGCTACCGCCTGGAAGGAAGTATGCGCAAATGA
- a CDS encoding formimidoylglutamate deiminase produces the protein MTVYFAAKALLPQGWAENVRITVSAQGIITALESGSQPDDNTIRLDGFLVPGMPNLHSHAFQRAMAGLTEVVGDPADSFWTWRDLMYRLVDKITPEQLETIASYLYIEMLKAGYTSVAEFHYLHHDRGGKPYAQPAELALRISQAAKTAGIGLTLLPVLYSFSGFGGQPATAGQSRFIHDTEGYLALHEALTSQLAAEPMQRTGLCFHSLRAVTPEQMQRVLNACLQAQPVHIHIAEQQKEVDDCVAWSGLRPVEWLYQHMPVDEQWCLIHATHLTPQETQQIAASGAVAGLCLTTEANLGDGIFPGPDYLAQQGRWGIGSDSHISVSVSEDLRWFEYGQRLNKRRRNLLHLPDEPYIGNVLYQGALQGGRRALGQAIGQLATGHRADMLLLDSRDPFLAAAGDRERLNRWIFACSTNPIKRVMTGGRWVIEAGRHAQEEQVTAAFIKVMQQLVA, from the coding sequence ATGACGGTATATTTCGCGGCAAAAGCATTGTTGCCGCAGGGCTGGGCGGAGAATGTCCGCATTACGGTTTCCGCACAGGGCATCATCACCGCGCTGGAAAGCGGTAGTCAGCCAGACGACAATACGATTCGCCTGGACGGTTTCCTGGTGCCGGGCATGCCAAACCTGCATTCGCACGCCTTTCAGCGCGCAATGGCCGGGCTGACCGAAGTGGTGGGCGATCCGGCAGACAGCTTCTGGACATGGCGCGATTTGATGTACCGGCTGGTGGATAAAATCACCCCCGAGCAACTGGAAACCATCGCCAGCTATCTGTACATCGAAATGCTGAAGGCCGGTTATACCTCGGTGGCCGAGTTTCACTATTTGCACCACGATCGCGGCGGAAAACCTTATGCGCAGCCTGCAGAGCTGGCGTTGCGTATTTCGCAAGCGGCGAAAACGGCGGGCATTGGCCTGACGTTACTGCCGGTGCTTTACAGCTTCTCCGGATTTGGCGGGCAGCCAGCGACCGCCGGGCAGAGCCGCTTTATTCACGATACGGAAGGCTATCTCGCGCTACATGAGGCGCTGACGTCGCAGCTTGCCGCTGAGCCGATGCAGCGTACCGGGCTGTGCTTCCACTCGCTACGGGCCGTTACGCCGGAGCAGATGCAGCGCGTGCTCAACGCCTGCCTGCAAGCGCAGCCGGTGCATATTCATATTGCCGAGCAGCAAAAAGAGGTCGATGACTGCGTGGCCTGGTCCGGGCTGCGTCCGGTAGAGTGGCTTTACCAGCATATGCCGGTGGATGAGCAGTGGTGTTTGATTCACGCCACGCACCTTACGCCGCAGGAAACCCAACAGATTGCCGCTTCCGGCGCAGTGGCGGGCCTCTGCCTGACCACTGAAGCCAATCTTGGCGACGGTATTTTCCCGGGGCCGGACTATCTTGCGCAGCAGGGGCGCTGGGGGATTGGCTCCGACAGCCATATCAGCGTCAGCGTCAGCGAGGATTTGCGCTGGTTTGAGTACGGGCAGCGGTTAAACAAACGGCGGCGCAACTTGCTTCATCTGCCGGATGAACCTTATATCGGCAATGTGCTGTATCAGGGCGCATTGCAGGGCGGACGCCGCGCGCTGGGGCAGGCGATTGGTCAACTGGCGACCGGTCATCGCGCGGATATGCTGTTGCTCGACAGCCGCGATCCTTTCCTTGCTGCCGCAGGCGATCGTGAACGTCTGAATCGCTGGATTTTCGCCTGTTCGACGAACCCGATAAAAAGGGTGATGACCGGAGGACGCTGGGTGATTGAAGCGGGGCGTCACGCGCAGGAAGAACAGGTGACAGCTGCGTTTATCAAAGTCATGCAGCAACTGGTGGCGTAA
- a CDS encoding alpha/beta hydrolase gives MKKLIVLLHGVGSRGSDLQGLGKYWSQTLDDVIIATPDGPSPFDMGPGFQWFSVNGITDETRAARIAEARSAFNATINGLLEKHDVQPGRDKLVLSGFSQGAIMSLDALVNARWPLAAVVAFSGRLASAQPWQPAPHTPVLLVHGASDPVIHYQQSQHAAELLGAAGVDVDTYFEPGVPHTITANGAMKAANFLLPLLNRVD, from the coding sequence ATGAAAAAATTGATTGTGCTGTTGCATGGCGTCGGTAGCCGTGGCTCGGATTTGCAAGGTCTGGGGAAATACTGGTCGCAAACTCTCGACGATGTGATTATCGCCACGCCGGACGGGCCGTCGCCTTTTGATATGGGGCCGGGTTTCCAGTGGTTCAGCGTTAACGGCATCACCGATGAAACGCGCGCCGCACGCATTGCCGAAGCCCGCAGTGCCTTTAACGCCACCATTAATGGCCTGCTGGAGAAACACGATGTGCAGCCCGGGCGAGACAAGCTGGTGCTGAGCGGTTTTTCGCAAGGAGCGATTATGTCGCTGGATGCGTTGGTCAACGCCCGGTGGCCGCTGGCAGCGGTGGTGGCGTTTTCCGGTCGTCTGGCCTCGGCACAGCCATGGCAGCCTGCGCCGCACACGCCGGTGCTGCTGGTGCATGGAGCGAGCGATCCGGTGATTCACTATCAGCAGAGCCAGCACGCTGCCGAACTGCTTGGCGCGGCGGGTGTCGATGTTGATACCTATTTTGAGCCTGGCGTGCCGCACACCATTACGGCGAACGGCGCGATGAAAGCAGCGAACTTCCTGCTGCCGCTGCTTAACCGCGTAGATTAA
- a CDS encoding glutathione S-transferase family protein — translation MLIEGKWTADWHPVQATDEKGGFVRQTSSFRHWVTPDGAPGITGEGGFIAEPGRYHLYVALICPWASRTLIARKLKGLESVISVSVVEPWLLDEGWHFGDYPGADRDTLNQAEWLHQLYTRADPRFTGRATVPVLWDKQTHTIVNNESADIVRMLNSGFGSLANNAVDLYPAHLHDEIDQLNAEIYPNLNNGVYRAGFATTQVSYEEAVNDVFSQLDKLENHLVQRTFLCGTQLTEADIRLFVTLVRFDTAYHGLFKCNLRKLTEYPHLDRYLREMLAVPGIRETVNIDHIKQGYYSIKALNPNGIVPQGPDLRAYGL, via the coding sequence ATGCTGATTGAGGGTAAATGGACGGCCGACTGGCACCCGGTTCAGGCCACCGACGAGAAAGGCGGTTTTGTTCGCCAGACCTCCAGCTTTCGCCACTGGGTGACCCCGGACGGGGCGCCCGGTATCACTGGCGAAGGCGGATTTATCGCCGAACCTGGCCGCTACCATCTGTATGTGGCGCTCATTTGCCCCTGGGCCTCGCGCACGCTGATTGCCCGCAAGCTGAAAGGGCTGGAATCGGTGATCAGCGTGTCAGTGGTTGAACCGTGGCTGCTGGATGAAGGCTGGCACTTTGGCGACTACCCAGGCGCCGACCGTGACACACTGAATCAGGCCGAATGGCTGCACCAGCTCTATACCCGCGCCGACCCGCGCTTTACCGGGCGCGCAACGGTGCCGGTGCTGTGGGATAAGCAAACCCACACCATCGTCAATAACGAGTCGGCCGACATTGTCCGTATGCTGAACAGCGGCTTTGGTTCGCTGGCAAATAACGCGGTCGATCTCTATCCGGCGCACCTGCACGATGAGATCGACCAGTTGAATGCGGAGATCTACCCGAACCTCAATAACGGGGTCTATCGCGCAGGTTTTGCCACCACCCAGGTGAGTTACGAAGAAGCGGTGAACGATGTGTTCAGCCAGCTTGATAAGCTGGAAAACCACCTCGTCCAGCGCACGTTCCTGTGCGGCACGCAGCTTACCGAGGCAGATATTCGCCTGTTCGTCACGCTGGTTCGCTTCGATACGGCTTACCACGGATTGTTTAAATGCAATCTTCGTAAGCTGACGGAGTATCCGCATCTGGATCGCTATCTGCGCGAGATGCTGGCAGTTCCTGGTATTCGCGAGACGGTGAATATTGACCATATCAAGCAGGGTTATTACTCGATTAAAGCCCTCAACCCCAATGGTATTGTTCCACAAGGGCCGGATTTACGCGCTTACGGGCTGTGA
- a CDS encoding DoxX family protein, giving the protein MFDQRTTPYAALIMRLALGILFLAHFSLKFFAFTPAGTAKFFASLGLPGWLAYVTMAVELVGAIALILGVYARIVAIVLIPILLGAIFTVHGPAGFFFTNPNGGWEFPAFWIVGLLTLALTGDGKFALKPTPVKG; this is encoded by the coding sequence ATGTTTGACCAACGCACTACCCCGTATGCCGCACTGATTATGCGCCTGGCGCTCGGTATTCTGTTTCTGGCGCACTTTAGTCTGAAATTTTTCGCCTTCACCCCAGCGGGCACCGCGAAGTTCTTCGCCTCGCTCGGTCTGCCAGGCTGGCTGGCGTATGTCACCATGGCGGTTGAACTGGTAGGGGCGATTGCCCTGATCCTCGGTGTTTACGCACGTATTGTGGCGATTGTGCTGATCCCGATTCTGCTCGGCGCGATCTTCACCGTTCATGGCCCGGCCGGTTTCTTCTTTACTAACCCGAACGGCGGTTGGGAGTTCCCGGCCTTCTGGATTGTTGGTCTGTTAACACTGGCGCTGACGGGCGACGGCAAATTTGCCCTGAAGCCCACCCCGGTAAAAGGCTAA
- a CDS encoding LysR family transcriptional regulator: MERLDCDRMFVAVMETGSFTGAALRCGTSHGQASKLISRLEQELGVNLLRRSTRSLTPTEVGLAYYDRIRQLLIDYDALNDAVRNIANAPSGLLRISAPVTFGTSQLTPHLVAFARSYPEIELDVSFADRLVNVVDEGFDVALRIGALSDSSLVARRLCAIRNVVVASPDYLARQGEPTHWQQLEQHSLIVDTNFRDPWHWPFLDEHKQQHLQPVRGHIKFSNAEVCLEAACAGLGIARIPVFVAGKALKEQRVKPVLAAYEAPPLALFAVYPPARYLAQKSRVLIDFLVDAFSLQPEWEQGW, encoded by the coding sequence ATGGAACGGCTGGATTGCGATCGCATGTTTGTGGCGGTGATGGAAACGGGTAGCTTTACCGGTGCGGCGCTACGCTGCGGTACCAGCCACGGCCAGGCGTCAAAACTCATCTCCCGCCTGGAACAGGAGTTGGGCGTTAATCTGCTGCGACGCAGCACCCGCTCGTTGACGCCAACCGAAGTTGGGCTGGCCTATTACGACCGTATCCGCCAGTTGTTGATTGATTACGATGCGCTTAACGATGCAGTGCGCAATATCGCCAATGCCCCCTCTGGTTTGCTGCGCATCTCTGCGCCCGTCACGTTTGGTACTTCCCAGCTCACGCCGCATCTGGTGGCGTTTGCCCGTAGCTACCCGGAAATCGAACTGGATGTCAGCTTTGCCGACCGGCTGGTCAACGTGGTGGATGAAGGGTTCGATGTTGCCCTGCGCATTGGCGCGCTTTCCGACAGCAGCCTGGTGGCCCGCCGCCTGTGCGCAATCCGCAATGTGGTGGTTGCCTCGCCGGATTACCTTGCCCGACAGGGTGAGCCCACGCACTGGCAGCAACTTGAGCAACACAGCCTGATTGTGGATACCAACTTCCGCGATCCCTGGCACTGGCCTTTTCTCGATGAGCACAAACAACAGCATCTTCAGCCGGTGCGCGGACATATTAAATTTTCCAACGCTGAAGTGTGCCTTGAAGCCGCCTGCGCCGGCCTGGGCATAGCGCGCATTCCGGTGTTTGTCGCCGGTAAGGCATTGAAAGAGCAGCGCGTAAAACCCGTACTGGCTGCCTATGAAGCCCCGCCGCTGGCGCTGTTCGCCGTTTATCCGCCCGCTCGTTACCTGGCGCAGAAATCCCGCGTGCTGATCGATTTTCTGGTGGACGCTTTCTCGCTGCAACCGGAATGGGAACAGGGGTGGTGA
- a CDS encoding helix-turn-helix transcriptional regulator, translating into MADNWQTERLELITLNDAVASFSRLFANTVRYHHWHQCLEVLYVEEGFGVVIVDNRQYTMRPGRLFFFPPLTIHKVMVDEQAQASYRRTIIHVDHHAILRYFRDFPHNHSRLQRLSQRGGAAVVMDAATIHAHIDHLFSGYAKLAASAKLNGEQVACLLLNLLSMLPEESEKLPEEGCGIATPVMFWLEENYQQKFSLEKLAQELGKSRSYISRRFHEETGEPINHYLNTIRLRKACDYLLHSPHSIRDIAALVGFSDVTWFISAFRKGIGETPLQYRKNHASQRR; encoded by the coding sequence ATGGCAGACAACTGGCAAACAGAGAGACTGGAACTGATCACCCTCAACGATGCGGTTGCATCGTTCAGCCGCCTGTTTGCCAATACGGTGCGCTATCACCACTGGCATCAGTGCCTGGAAGTGCTGTACGTCGAGGAGGGGTTTGGCGTGGTGATCGTCGATAACCGCCAGTACACCATGCGCCCTGGACGGCTGTTTTTCTTTCCACCGCTCACCATCCATAAAGTGATGGTCGATGAGCAGGCGCAGGCGAGTTATCGCCGCACTATCATTCATGTTGACCACCACGCGATCCTCCGTTATTTCCGCGATTTTCCGCACAATCACAGCCGTTTGCAGCGACTTTCTCAGCGCGGCGGCGCGGCGGTGGTGATGGATGCAGCAACTATTCACGCCCATATCGACCATCTGTTCAGCGGCTACGCCAAGCTGGCCGCCAGCGCGAAACTGAACGGCGAACAAGTCGCCTGCCTGTTGTTGAATTTGCTAAGTATGTTGCCGGAAGAGAGTGAGAAATTGCCGGAAGAAGGTTGCGGCATTGCCACGCCAGTGATGTTCTGGCTGGAAGAGAACTACCAGCAAAAATTCAGCCTGGAAAAGCTGGCGCAGGAGCTGGGGAAATCGCGCAGCTACATCTCGCGCCGCTTCCATGAAGAAACCGGCGAGCCGATTAATCACTATCTCAACACCATTCGCCTGCGCAAAGCCTGCGACTATCTGCTGCACAGCCCGCACAGCATTCGCGACATCGCCGCACTGGTGGGATTTTCTGACGTCACCTGGTTTATTAGCGCTTTCAGGAAAGGTATCGGTGAAACACCGCTGCAATACCGTAAAAATCACGCGTCGCAACGGCGCTGA
- a CDS encoding DUF2264 domain-containing protein — protein sequence MQAAEVKTSNPLSSRAEVACALTQMLDALDKQFPQGAARFSLGATSAHYSVDIAEMEGLSRALWGLFPLMAGGDVETFSDKYLTAIKRGTDPQCAGFWGKTGPYDQRLVEMAAYGLGLALLGDKLAVKFSETEADNLHQWLNQITDAEMPDSNWNFFAIMVQLGFKRAGLPWEPAAIAHRFRLMDAYYLGDGWYSDGPGRPKDYYISMAFHFYGLIYATLNGEEDAERAAIIRQRASLFAQDFIYMSAAEGESVPFGRSLTYRFAMVAFWSAVAFSGLEVFSPGVVKGLILRHLRWWLRQPIFDRDGILTLGFAYPNLAMCEDYNSPGSPYWALKVFLILALPESHTFWRSEELPLPALAPQRVIPPAGQILVHTDQSRHVWMLTSGQLELNNYVNTEAKYTKFAYSSRFGFTIERGRYGIKHAACDSMLLLSEGDNYFRGRRECDEVVVSPQAIFSRWSPWHDVQISTWLIPCENWHLRVHRIDSQRHLQSVEGGFAVLKAPHRHEQNGSLVAAENGVSGIFELLADNPREADSVVTPPNSSIMFAPCASIPVLRGTIMPGRQWLACAVQAAVTEQVFHSHLPQLSIEEDALVIHSPAQEKIVITF from the coding sequence ATGCAGGCGGCGGAAGTGAAAACCTCAAATCCATTGTCATCCCGCGCGGAGGTAGCCTGCGCGTTGACGCAGATGCTGGACGCGCTTGATAAGCAGTTTCCACAGGGCGCAGCGCGATTTTCGCTGGGAGCAACCAGCGCGCATTACAGCGTAGATATTGCCGAAATGGAGGGGCTGTCCCGCGCGTTGTGGGGGTTGTTTCCGTTGATGGCGGGCGGCGATGTGGAAACGTTCAGCGATAAATATCTGACGGCCATTAAGCGCGGTACCGATCCACAATGTGCCGGTTTCTGGGGGAAAACAGGGCCGTACGATCAGCGGCTGGTGGAGATGGCCGCTTACGGTCTGGGGCTGGCGTTACTCGGCGATAAGCTGGCGGTGAAATTCAGCGAGACTGAGGCCGATAATCTGCATCAGTGGCTTAATCAAATCACCGATGCTGAGATGCCCGACAGTAACTGGAATTTCTTTGCCATCATGGTGCAACTGGGGTTTAAACGCGCCGGATTACCCTGGGAGCCAGCAGCTATCGCACACCGTTTTCGCCTGATGGATGCCTATTACCTTGGCGACGGCTGGTATTCCGATGGTCCTGGCCGACCAAAGGATTACTACATTTCGATGGCGTTCCATTTCTATGGCCTGATCTACGCCACGCTGAATGGGGAAGAGGATGCAGAACGCGCGGCGATTATCCGCCAGCGAGCCAGCCTGTTTGCACAGGACTTTATCTATATGTCGGCGGCAGAAGGGGAGTCCGTGCCGTTTGGCCGCAGCCTGACCTACCGTTTTGCGATGGTGGCTTTCTGGAGCGCGGTGGCGTTCTCCGGGCTGGAGGTCTTTTCACCCGGCGTGGTGAAAGGGCTGATCCTGCGCCATTTGCGCTGGTGGCTACGGCAGCCGATTTTCGATCGCGACGGCATCCTGACGCTCGGTTTTGCTTATCCGAACCTGGCGATGTGCGAAGACTACAACTCGCCGGGCTCGCCCTACTGGGCGCTGAAAGTCTTTTTGATCCTTGCGCTGCCGGAATCCCATACCTTCTGGCGATCGGAAGAGCTGCCGCTGCCCGCGCTGGCTCCACAGCGCGTTATTCCGCCGGCGGGGCAGATCCTCGTGCATACCGATCAATCACGGCATGTCTGGATGCTGACGTCCGGTCAGTTGGAACTGAACAACTACGTCAATACCGAGGCGAAATACACCAAATTTGCCTACTCCAGCCGGTTCGGTTTCACCATTGAACGTGGGCGCTATGGCATCAAGCATGCGGCCTGTGATTCGATGCTGTTACTCAGTGAAGGTGATAACTACTTCCGCGGCCGCCGCGAATGTGACGAGGTTGTGGTCAGCCCACAGGCGATTTTCTCCCGCTGGTCACCGTGGCATGACGTGCAGATCTCGACGTGGCTTATTCCCTGTGAAAACTGGCATTTACGCGTGCATCGCATTGATTCACAACGCCATTTACAGAGCGTCGAGGGCGGTTTTGCGGTGCTGAAAGCCCCGCATCGTCATGAGCAAAACGGCAGCCTGGTAGCGGCGGAAAATGGCGTCAGCGGTATTTTCGAACTGCTGGCTGATAATCCGCGGGAAGCTGACAGCGTGGTAACGCCGCCGAACAGCAGCATTATGTTTGCTCCTTGCGCCTCCATTCCTGTGCTGCGCGGCACGATAATGCCGGGCCGGCAATGGCTGGCCTGTGCGGTGCAGGCGGCCGTGACAGAGCAGGTGTTTCATTCGCACTTACCGCAATTATCCATAGAAGAAGATGCGCTGGTGATCCATTCGCCCGCGCAGGAAAAAATCGTCATTACATTTTAA
- a CDS encoding oligosaccharide MFS transporter, which translates to MERIAINNKAEYYKISSFIFLYFFTWSASIGLLAIWLGQKANLSGTVIGTVFAINGIFSVILKPIYGYILDKIGMSKYLLYFVVLMSALMAPFFIYVYQPLLISNTLVGIIVGAIYLSFAWYAGVAACESYTDRYSRLNGMEFGQIRMWGSLGWAVASSFSGLLFNLSPAYNFIMGSVASLIMLVVLLSLKVNVHSAHASDVLTKEKIVPADVYALLRNRKFWAFCLYVAGVAWMMFIAEQQFSRYFVTFFTDIHQGNAVFGYLGTVQSGMEFVMYMVIPLFVNFIGAKRGLLIVGLVVGARLIISGLCESHLLISVLKPLYGLEICLLLVSVFKYIAEHFDKRVNATMYLLGYQAMLYVGNVVVSSPAGILYDRIGFENTYIIMGCIALSFTFISLFTLSACQSKWRQHGPLDIARDNAAR; encoded by the coding sequence ATGGAAAGAATAGCCATTAATAATAAAGCAGAGTATTACAAAATCAGCAGCTTTATATTTCTCTACTTTTTTACCTGGTCCGCCAGTATTGGTTTGCTGGCTATCTGGTTGGGGCAAAAAGCCAATCTTAGCGGAACGGTAATTGGTACTGTATTTGCTATTAATGGGATATTTTCAGTGATCCTGAAACCAATATATGGTTATATCCTGGATAAAATCGGCATGAGCAAATATTTGCTCTATTTTGTTGTGCTGATGTCTGCGCTGATGGCACCATTTTTTATCTACGTGTATCAACCGCTACTTATTTCCAATACCTTAGTGGGCATTATTGTCGGCGCGATTTATTTAAGTTTTGCCTGGTATGCCGGGGTTGCTGCCTGCGAATCCTATACCGATCGTTACAGTCGCTTAAACGGCATGGAGTTCGGGCAAATCCGCATGTGGGGATCGCTCGGCTGGGCTGTTGCATCGTCGTTTTCCGGCCTGCTGTTTAACCTCTCGCCAGCTTATAACTTCATCATGGGTTCTGTTGCCTCGCTGATCATGCTGGTGGTTCTACTGAGCCTGAAAGTGAATGTCCACTCCGCTCACGCCAGCGATGTGCTGACGAAAGAGAAAATCGTGCCAGCGGATGTTTACGCGCTGCTGCGTAACCGCAAATTCTGGGCTTTCTGCCTGTATGTTGCAGGCGTGGCGTGGATGATGTTTATCGCGGAACAGCAGTTCTCCCGCTACTTTGTCACCTTCTTTACGGATATCCACCAGGGCAACGCGGTGTTTGGTTACCTGGGCACGGTGCAGTCCGGCATGGAATTTGTCATGTATATGGTGATCCCGCTGTTCGTTAATTTTATCGGTGCAAAGCGCGGGTTGCTGATTGTCGGGTTGGTAGTGGGCGCGCGGCTGATTATTTCCGGGCTGTGCGAATCGCATCTGCTGATTTCGGTATTAAAACCGCTGTACGGTCTGGAAATCTGCCTGCTGTTGGTGTCGGTATTTAAATATATCGCCGAGCATTTTGATAAGCGGGTTAACGCCACCATGTATTTATTAGGTTATCAGGCCATGCTGTATGTCGGTAATGTGGTGGTCTCTTCTCCGGCCGGAATATTATATGACCGTATCGGCTTTGAAAATACCTACATCATTATGGGCTGTATTGCACTGAGCTTTACTTTTATTTCGTTATTTACCTTGTCTGCCTGCCAGAGCAAATGGCGACAACATGGACCATTAGATATTGCCCGCGATAATGCAGCGCGCTGA